The following proteins are encoded in a genomic region of Arachis ipaensis cultivar K30076 chromosome B02, Araip1.1, whole genome shotgun sequence:
- the LOC107627688 gene encoding receptor-like protein 12, whose translation MKTTLILWLYLLLPLSLLNFTFTINIVTSQCLGHQQSLLLHLKNGLIFNPANSKKLIHWNHTDDCCQWKGVACSTKGNVIALDISHEFITGGNLTSLFKLQYLQNLNLAYNEFHFGINSEFKNLKNLRYLNLSNAGFMGQIPTKISHLSKLETLDLSTTFTSSSQHGLKLEKPNIVEFVQNFTRMKELYLDGVAISAKGEEWCHAVSSLQSLQVLSMSSSNLSGPLDPSLTKLQSLSVLQLDHNNLSSPVPDYFGNLSGLNTLQLRSCGLSGIFPKNILRLPSLQVLDVSDNQGLHGSLPNFPNQASLSHLNLSHTNFSGPIPDTIGNLKHFSTIDLSNCQFNGTLPNSISNLAQLVYLDLSFNNLTGPLPSFNRSKALKTLYLNHNYLNGTLPSTHFEGLINLVSIDLGDNSLDGRVPSSLFNLPSLQLLSLSNNRFDGQLDEFPNSSFSLIGMLDLSGNSLQGHIPMSIFQLKRLNLLQLSTNKFNGTIKLSMIRQRLQNLATLDLSHNNLSVVDDNDIPFPKLNNFWLASCKLGTFPSFLRNQSTLLYLDLSSNQIEGTIPNWIWRFEFLAALNLSQNSLTDMEGPFQNLSSAMFLLDLHDNQLQGPAHIFTKNMVYLDYSNNRFSSIPAKIGSSIPFSIYIFLSGNNFHEKIDESICNISTLRVLDLSHNGFIGNIPECLTTRKSSSLKLLSLAGNKLSGQISDTFSTSCDLRLLDLNGNLLEGKSLESLANCQNLQVLNVGNNQLIDEFPCFLSTLTTLRVMVLRSNKFYGHIGCSNVIGNWEKLQIVDVAANKFTDDDMSRFDHLSFDIYDNNTSSVTLETITTIYSKKSKLKLAKVVSIEPLYVVDHLLSHVYGEVSSLRRYADSVTIVIKGQQMKLEKILIAFTSLDFSSNQFEGPIPEEIMSFKALHALNLSHNAFSGHIPSTLGNLRNLESLDLSMNSLRGEIPTELASLSFLAIMNLSYNHLVGGIPTGTQIQSFGANSFVGNEALCGPPLTQGCGGEEQGLLPTSSKTTNSHSSSSVNWSLLSVELGFTFGFGIFMMPLILWKKWRLWYSKKVDEALYKIVPQLDFVYERRDKDKSRFGHLSFNFYDININYSVNLDAITTIFSKSSKMKLAKLVTVEPLYVVDHLLSHVYGEVSSLRRYADSVTIVIKGQQMKLEKILIAFTSLDFSSNQFEGPIPEEIMSFKALHALNLSHNAFSGHIPSTLGNLRNLESLDLSMNSLRGEIPTELASLSFLAIMNLSYNHLVGGIPTGTQIQSFGANSFVGNEALCGPPLTQGCGGEEQGLLPTSSKTTNSHSSSSVNWSLLSVELGFTFGFGIFMMPLILWKKWRLWYSKKVDEALYKIVPQLDFVYERRGGKRYRSLRWKPY comes from the exons ATGAAAACCACCCTTATCTTGTGGCTTTACTTGCTACTACCCTTATCCCTATTAAACTTCACTTTCACCATTAACATTGTTACTTCCCAATGTCTTGGCCATCAACAATCTTTGCTACTCCATTTGAAGAACGGCCTCATATTTAACCCAGCTAACTCCAAGAAACTAATTCATTGGAACCACACTGATGATTGTTGCCAATGGAAAGGTGTAGCTTGCAGCACCAAGGGAAATGTTATTGCTCTTGACATAAGCCATGAATTCATCACCGGAGGAAACTTAACTAGTCTCTTCAAACTGCAATATTTGCAAAATTTGAATTTGGCTTATAATGAGTTCCACTTTGGAATTAATTCCGAGTTCAAAAACCTGAAGAATCTCAGGTATTTGAATTTGTCAAATGCTGGCTTCATGGGACAAATTCCAACTAAAATATCTCACTTGTCCAAGTTGGAAACTCTAGATTTGTCTACCACATTCACCTCATCATCACAACATGGTCTAAAACTTGAGAAGCCAAACATTGTAGAGTTTGTGCAAAACTTTACAAGAATGAAAGAACTGTATCTAGATGGTGTTGCAATTTCAGCCAAAGGAGAGGAGTGGTGCCATGCTGTGTCTTCCCTACAAAGTTTACAAGTTTTGAGTATGTCCTCTTCCAATCTCTCTGGCCCTCTTGATCCTTCATTAACAAAGCTTCAATCTCTCTCAGTACTTCAACTAGACCATAACAATTTGTCAAGCCCAGTTCCTGATTACTTTGGGAATTTGTCTGGCTTAAACACATTGCAGCTCAGAAGTTGCGGATTGAGTGGAATTTTTCCAAAAAATATCTTGCGACTACCGTCACTTCAAGTTCTTGATGTGTCTGATAATCAAGGTCTTCATGGTTCCTTACCGAACTTCCCAAATCAAGCATCTCTCAGTCACTTGAATCTTAGCCACACAAATTTCTCAGGTCCTATACCAGATACTATTGGTAATTTGAAACATTTTTCTACAATAGATTTGTCCAATTGCCAATTCAATGGGACACTTCCCAATTCAATCTCAAATCTTGCCCAACTTGTTTATCTTGATTTGTCATTCAATAATCTTACTGGTCCACTTCCATCTTTCAATAGATCAAAGGCCTTGAAAACTTTGTATCTTAATCATAATTATCTGAATGGTACACTTCCATCCACCCATTTTGAAGGCCTTATAAATCTTGTGAGCATTGATTTAGGGGATAACTCTCTAGATGGAAGAGTCCCTTCGTCTTTGTTTAACCTTCCATCTCTACAACTACTCTCTCTTTCTAACAATAGATTTGATGGCCAACTTGATGAATTCCCAAATAGCTCCTTCTCATTAATAGGGATGCTTGATTTAAGTGGAAACTCTTTGCAAG GGCATATTCCTATGTCTATCTTTCAACTGAAAAGGCTCAATTTACTTCAACTTTCCACAAACAAGTTCAATGGCACCATAAAATTGAGTATGATTCGTCAAAGGCTACAAAATTTGGCAACACTTGATCTCTCACACAACAACTTGTCAGTTGTGGATGACAATGACATTCCATTTCCCAAGTTGAATAATTTCTGGTTGGCTTCATGCAAGTTGGGTACATTTCCTTCATTTTTGAGAAATCAAAGTACTTTGCTTTATTTAGACTTATCCAGCAACCAAATTGAAGGAACCATACCCAACTGGATTTGGAGATTTGAGTTTTTGGCCGCCTTGAATCTTTCTCAGAATTCTCTAACGGATATGGAAGGGCCTTTCCAAAATCTGAGTTCAGCCATGTTCCTGCTAGATCTTCATGACAATCAATTGCAAGGGCCAGCACACATTTTCACCAAGAACATGGTTTACTTGGACTACTCCAATAATAGATTCAGTTCTATACCAGCAAAAATTGGTAGCTCTATTCCTTTCtccatttatatatttttatcagGCAACAATTTTCATGAAAAAATCGATGAATCCATTTGCAATATTTCAACTCTTAGAGTGCTTGATCTTTCACATAATGGCTTCATTGGCAACATTCCTGAATGCTTGACAACAAGGAAGAGTAGCTCCCTGAAACTTCTAAGTCTTGCTGGAAACAAACTCAGTGGCCAAATTTCAGATACATTCTCAACTTCTTGTGATCTAAGGCTTCTTGATCTCAATGGAAATCTTTTAGAGGGAAAATCTTTGGAATCTTTGGCTAATTGCCAAAACCTCCAAGTCTTAAATGTTGGAAACAATCAATTGATTGATGAGTTCCCATGCTTCTTGTCTACACTGACTACACTGAGAGTCATGGTCTTGAggtcaaacaaattttatggacATATTGGATGCTCCAATGTGATTGGCAACTGGGAAAAGCTTCAAATTGTTGATGTAGCTGCCAACAAATTCACCG ATGATGACATGTCAAGGTTTGACCATTTATCTTTTGATATTTATGATAACAATACAAGTTCTGTGACTCTTGAGACTATAACTACAATTTACTCAAAGAAGAGTAAACTGAAGTTAGCCAAAGTTGTTTCTATTGAGCCACTTTATGTGGTGGATCACTTGCTCTCTCATGTCTATGGAGAGGTTTCAAGTCTTCGTAGGTATGCGGATTCAGTTACCATTGTAATCAAAGGTCAACAAATGAAGTTGGAAAAGATTCTCATTGCATTCACTTCATTGGATTTCTCATCCAACCAATTTGAAGGGCCAATACCAGAAGAGATCATGAGTTTCAAAGCATTGCATGCTCTTAACTTGTCACACAATGCATTCTCAGGCCATATTCCTTCAACTTTGGGAAACTTGAGAAATCTTGAGTCCTTAGACTTGTCAATGAATTCTCTGAGAGGAGAGATTCCAACTGAGCTTGCAAGTTTATCTTTTCTTGCCATCATGAATCTCTCCTATAATCATCTTGTGGGGGGAATTCCAACAGGCACTCAAATTCAATCGTTTGGAGCAAATTCATTTGTGGGAAATGAAGCGTTATGTGGACCTCCATTGACACAAGGTTGTGGTGGAGAAGAGCAAGGGTTGTTACCAACATCATCTAAAACTACTAACTCTCATAGTAGTAGTTCAGTTAATTGGAGTTTGTTAAGTGTAGAGTTGGGATTCACTTTTGGATTTGGAATATTCATGATGCCACTGATTTTGTGGAAGAAATGGAGGTTGTGGTACTCCAAGAAAGTAGACGAAGCTCTATACAAGATTGTGCCTCAACTTGATTTTGTATATGAACGTCGTG ATAAAGATAAATCAAGATTTGgacatttatcttttaatttttatgatatcAACATCAATTATTCAGTGAATCTTGATGCTATAACTACAATTTTCTCTAAGAGCAGCAAAATGAAGTTAGCCAAACTTGTTACAGTTGAGCCACTTTATGTGGTGGATCACTTGCTCTCTCATGTCTATGGAGAGGTTTCAAGTCTTCGTAGGTATGCGGATTCAGTTACCATTGTAATCAAAGGTCAACAAATGAAGTTGGAAAAGATTCTCATTGCATTCACTTCATTGGATTTCTCATCCAACCAATTTGAAGGGCCAATACCAGAAGAGATCATGAGTTTCAAAGCACTGCATGCTCTTAACTTGTCTCACAATGCATTCTCAGGCCATATTCCTTCAACTTTGGGAAACTTGAGAAATCTTGAATCCTTAGACTTGTCAATGAATTCTCTGAGGGGAGAGATTCCAACTGAGCTTGCAAGCTTATCTTTTCTTGCCATCATGAATCTCTCCTATAATCATCTTGTGGGGGGAATTCCAACAGGCACTCAAATTCAATCGTTTGGAGCAAATTCATTTGTGGGAAATGAAGCGTTATGTGGACCTCCATTGACACAAGGTTGTGGTGGAGAAGAGCAAGGGTTGTTACCAACATCATCTAAAACTACTAACTCTCATAGTAGTAGTTCAGTTAATTGGAGTTTGTTAAGTGTAGAGTTGGGATTCACTTTTGGATTTGGAATCTTCATGATGCCACTGATTTTGTGGAAGAAATGGAGGTTGTGGTACTCCAAGAAAGTAGATGAAGCTCTATACAAGATTGTGCCTCAACTTGATTTTGTATATGAACGTCGTGGTGGGAAGAGATATAGATCTTTAAGGTGGAAGCCTTATTGA
- the LOC107627689 gene encoding uncharacterized protein LOC107627689, whose protein sequence is MAHEGLPVNQKLHSRIASSNPMCIHCQMEEESVGHCIFDCPDSMEAWRLAELEVPAQQMKPWKRWLEFIQATSLRSHNYSSDIELAANLCWQIWKARNELVFNKDRRIPWMCVEVARRSMQRR, encoded by the coding sequence ATGGCTCATGAAGGCTTACCAGTTAACCAAAAGCTGCATTCCAGAATCGCTTCTTCTAACCCGATGTGTATTCACTGCCAAATGGAAGAAGAATCAGTGGGTCATTGCATTTTTGACTGTCCGGACTCAATGGAAGCATGGAGGCTCGCAGAGCTTGAAGTTCCTGCACAACAAATGAAACCATGGAAgcgatggttagagttcatacaaGCAACCAGTCTTAGAAGCCACAACTATTCAAGTGATATAGAGCTAGCAGCGAACTTGTGTTGGCAGATCTGGAAAGCAAGGAATGAATTGGTCTTTAATAAAGATCGGAGGATACCTTGGATGTGTGTTGAAGTGGCTCGCCGATCCAtgcagagaagatga